The sequence below is a genomic window from Cicer arietinum cultivar CDC Frontier isolate Library 1 chromosome 6, Cicar.CDCFrontier_v2.0, whole genome shotgun sequence.
AGAACCAAAAAACTCAGAGTACATTTCCATGAAGAATTTATCTACAATTTCAAGATATGCAGGAGAAGTGAGTCTAGAATAGTAATGAAGAACCTCTTCAATGTCTAGTATATAATCCACATTACTCATTTCCATCATCTCCAATTCTTTAAGCTTCTTTTCCATCATACTCTTACATTTCAACATTGATGATGAATCTTGTTTCTTACCCTTTTGATGAATTAATCTCCTCTTATTCCTTTGATCCTCCTCAATTTCCTCTCTTTTCTCCATCTCATTCTTCAAACCAACCAAGTTATGTATCTTCTCTTCTTGTTTTTCTGATGATGATGGTAGCACAATTTTCTTCttgtttctttttcttgatTTTCCTTTTTCTGAATCACATTTCTCAGTGAAGTCCTTGTAGAACTTTTCCAATTCATTATTATAACTTCGGTTATTGTCAATTACTCTAACTTTGGTTTTTGGTAGCTTTTGGTAATTTGGAGAGAATAATGACTTGAATTTGTTTAGAGTTTTTTGGAAGAATTTCTTGTATTTGGAAATTGAACTTCTTAGTAGCATTGTGTGATGACAATTGTTTGGTGTAGAGAATGAGAAGTGAGACAGAACAAAATGAAACTATGTAAATGTGTTTGTTTTTTGAGGTTTTTCAATTGTTGATTTCTTTATACATATTATACAAGCATAGGAGCCATGAAAGattctttagttttttttccttttttgtcattggatttcGTTTGCTTTGTGGTTCTCTTTTTTCTTCACACGCTCCTTTTGTTACCTGTGTTTTCTTTTTTGCTTCCTCTGGGGACCCTACATTCCAGACACATAATTGAGTATTatctactatttttttattaaaataattaaattataatttgttcaataaaaaattatattttaatatttgttgatgaaattataaataagtta
It includes:
- the LOC101495682 gene encoding uncharacterized protein, whose product is MLLRSSISKYKKFFQKTLNKFKSLFSPNYQKLPKTKVRVIDNNRSYNNELEKFYKDFTEKCDSEKGKSRKRNKKKIVLPSSSEKQEEKIHNLVGLKNEMEKREEIEEDQRNKRRLIHQKGKKQDSSSMLKCKSMMEKKLKELEMMEMSNVDYILDIEEVLHYYSRLTSPAYLEIVDKFFMEMYSEFFGSRS